The DNA region tttctacatttctgtttttttctgtcaagatgggttgctgagtgtacattaatgcgaaaaaaaatgaactttttcgattttagcaaatggctgcaatgaaacaaagagtgataaatttaaaggggtctgaatactttccgtacccactgtatatgtatgtatatatatgtatacatgtatatgtatatatgtatatgtatgtatatgtatatgtatgtatacgtgtatatgtatgtatatgtatgtatacgtgtatatgtatgtatacatatatatatatgtatatgtgtatatatatatgtatatgtgtatatatatatgtatatgtgtgtgtataaatatgtcTGCAGCTTCCCAGGTAAACACTCCCATCAGGTTAAAGGCTTATTGTGGTTCAGTGTGTCGGCTAAGCTGCATGTTTCTCTCTTGCCAGGAAACTCTGCTTAAGCTGGACTTGGATGGCGAATAAAGAAGGTGCGACACAGATGGCCTGCTGACTGGGCTTGACCCAGTGCTGTCTCAACCCCTGCAGTGACCTCAGGGCTGCAGGTTAAAAATCATGACACGGTGGTAAATACCAGAGTTCAGATGGGGAAAAGGCTTTCAaatggtaacttctgttttgAAGAAGTTTAACTTTTAGCCCTCCAGAATTCCCCTCCGTTGATGTTatgatgatttttgtttttattcttttgaacAAATGTACATACAAAAAATGTTGTGCTTTGATTATCAGCACAGATGAAAATATTTGACGAACCCTGTTATGAACCATTTTGCTGAGAAGGTtagaatatttttcttttcttttttttttttaattctacagCCCGAACGCTTAATTGGTTGATTGACAGTAATTGAAAGTTACAGTGGTACtgcagatttttatttaaacttaagTTGCACTTTGCCTTTCAACCTTTATTTCATCTTCTTGCAATCAAAAGTATACTATTGCAattgaagtttttattttttttattttactatttcaaCCTCAAACAGAAGTATTATGAATACTGTTACTTAAAAACTGGTGCTCAACTAGTTTGACCTTTACCTAAGAAAGTTTCACGTTTCTTGGTTTGTCACTCAGAGAAATCAATTATTGTATTGTGAATATCTGCCTTGTCCAATGAACAGTCTAATCGAATAGTTAATTTGGTGAAATACacttattctctttcttgccaagagttagtgGAGAAAAATTGATACCAGtagtattgatcttctcatctaaatccCCATATTAAATGGTGGACGGACATTTTCATCCCGACAGGGTTGAAACATTGCCTTTGTTCAGACCAGGTACTTTTTGCGGAGCTTTAATCCTGTGTGGAGTTACTCTAATTGTCTTTCTTTCATCTGTTATCCTGCTCTTTGCCTACAGTAAATATAGGACAGGAAGTGCACACAATTAGCTGTAAAATCTCATGCATTGTCATAAACGGGCAGCGATGAGTGATGCGGCATTAATGCGCCTATTCATAACCCGTTTTTTGTAGGCTAAAAGTTCACTTAAGTGGCCTTTTTGaagttacataaataaaacaataccaTTGGTTTGATTCTTAACAGGCTACTCCTCTGCAATAAACCCATCTGGAATTGTGTCATTGTAGCACCCTTTGGATAAAATCATCCATCTAATAACTATAAGGTATAGCTGTACGCTTCATTACACTTACaccttttactgttttttgtttttgctccatCAAGCAAAGgttcctctttttctgtctttgagtGTTGGTAGAAATAACCTGTGCAACACTGGGAAAcagatgttctttgttttgttttgggaaaTGTCTCCTTGAGGTTTGGTTTTGCTCTGGTGCACAGAGCCTCGTGTTGGTGTGAATGTTTGGGTGATCAACTTGCCTTGTTTGAATTCAGtgtctttgtgttatttttgttattttagtttcaAAGGAAGTCTGTTGAAACAATATAAATCCATCTGCAATAAGAGTGGGATACTTATGTGCTCAAACTTCTGAATTGTGTGGTTGGTATTTATTTCTGATgaagagttttatttatttttcggTCAGCATTACATTAAGTGTAATACTGTTTTGCACCATGGATAAAACTGTTAAATGctgtaaatgaattaaataaagtattttttgttcatttcctACATATTTTTCTAAAAATCATTGTTAAACATTGACAttatagagcagtggttctcaaatgggggtacgtgtacccctgggggtacgtgaaggcactccagggggtacgtgagatttaaaatatatatattttaaatcctttaaaaatagttatttaataaatattcaataaaatataagtttatgttcataaactgaattcaatgcaacaatgcaatcttcagtgttgacagtttaataaatcagacactgatggcagagcgctgtgtattacatatttttttcaaccaaaaatgctttgcgctggttagggggtacttggctgaaaaaatatttcacaggggttacatcactgaaaaaaggttgagaaccactgctatAGAGACAATAAAATGTCAGTGCGTCACATTGACCGTAAAAAGAAGTCTGTAGTTGATTAACCACTCTGTAAACGCAATAACCTGACTAACCAAGCAAATCGTGGTATGCTATGAGTTGTCAGCACTTTAGACTGCACAATAAAAATACAGTCAGGAAATGGAGCATGTAGTTTTCTAGCCTGCTTCTCCATCCTCAAGTTTCAGGGGAAAGTTGTAAAAAGTGTTGTAAAATGATGCTTCTTGTCACCGCTGTCTAAGTGGAACATAAAATCTAGATAAGATAAaagaatcctttattagtcccgcagcggggaaatgtacaggattacagcagcatagacaTTTGACATCTGTGCACtctgagatatgagtttacagttttCCATTAAATCTGGCCTGTTCGTTTGTCATGGTCAGGTTATAATGTGATGATCAGTCGTGACGCTGGTCAGATGGGTTAGCATGTGAGTACTGTAGCTTTATGTGACAGCTAGATTACAAAGGTTTATAAAGTGAGTTTTCATTCTTATTCATCTAAAACTTACTGTGTGACATTGGAAGCGTCTTGTTGGGCAAATCTGGCGCTGCTCCAACAAACATATTTTGCCCTATTGTAGTGTCAAAAGGTTTGAGCATGATTTATCTTAAATCCAGTGTAcataacaatacaaatacaaagctCATGTAAACCCAAATCAATATGACCCGGAATCTTCTGATAATAATCAATATCCCATGTAAGAGAGTCAATCAGGGCATAGTGCTAGTCAAGTCTAATAAACCTACTTGATTTAAAAGTGCTGGTAGCAATGGATAGCAAAGTCAGTTGGTCAGTCGGTCCAACTATTGGATAGATTGCCATGAAACTTGGAACATGTGCgatcatggtgcccagaggaagAATCCTACGAACTTTGGTGATTCTCAGACTTTTCTTGTACATTTTATCTAGTCCATTTCTTTGGTTAATGTTCAAATACATGAGCAACCAATGACATCCCCATCAGTCTCAGCACGACTTGTGTTTAGTGTTAATTAGCAAATATATATCATGTTAGCATTAAGTTAACACTTTATATTAGAAACATTATAACACACAATTGATATTGAAAGCTTACAGGCCAGCCTGTCCTTCATACCTGTAGAATAACACTGTTTATAGATTGAAAATTGCTTGAAAACAATCTGCTGTAggttaataaatatatatatatatatatatatatatatacactcacacTTCCCCTTTAACAAGACtaaaagtattcctttaaaataatttcttatAACGAGTAAAGACTTATGAGAGTAGTTTGAGGAAATTAACGAGGACaagaatggaaaaatatttcatttaaaaagagcaATAAGAAGAACATCAACTCAACCTCAGTTGGCCCTTGGTCTTGACGCTTCAAAATCCTTAAATCAACTTTGTTTCCTAATCCCGCCCTCCTCCTATATTTACAACTTCTTAAGTAGACTTGGAAGGGCACCAGtgaaataaacagattaaatCCTTTGCTGCTTGTCCTTGATCTCCCAATCTGTTGAATCAAATGCACATGTGTTGTCTGTACAGTAACAGTCAGAGAAGCGAATCTCCTCCTGACTATGTGGACTACATTCTCAGCCACAACTGAGCcagaaaaaacaggaagagcTGCTATTCACTGGGATATCAGTTCCTGCAGGACCAAACACGAGGTGCCGAGATGCTGAGATACCAAATGTTGCTATAATTACTTTCTTGGAGTGTTTCCTgttatgctttttttccctctttgttcTGTGCCATTGGCTTCCTGCCTTGAATGACCGTCACCATGGCTTCAGAGACGGCTACACTGCAGAGATGTTTGCAAAACCGTCGCTCGACCATCAACTGTCTATCAAAGGGTGTAGAGGACAACCAAACATTCCCATTTTCTCAGGAGAAAACAGTTAAAGCATGGACATCTCTGGAGATTCTGGACATTCCTGACATCAAAGCAGACGAGAGACCCAAACAACCACAGAGCATCAGTGTTAATGTCGGAGGGAAAGTGTTTCATATCCCCAAACAGTGTGCCGCTAACTATCCTAACACCCGAATAGGCTCATTGGCCCTCTGCAGGGACAGAGCGAAACTCCTCACACTGTGTGACGATTACTCTGTACGTAAGGACGAGTTCTTCTTTGACCGTGACCCTGCCTTCTTCCACCACATCTGCCATTTCTACACAAGCGGAGTGCTGTGGGTCATACGGGAAATGTGCCCCATCCACTTCGAGGAAGAGATTGCATACTGGGGCTTGAGCCTGAAGTACACCCAGCGCTGCTGCTGGATGATGTTGGAGGAGAAGCTGGATGAGGTGAAAGACTACCTGAAGGTGGAGAGGGAGCTGATGGCAGAGCTAGAGGTAAAGTATGACGAAGAGTGTTTCAAGGACATGGTCTTTGGGAATATGCGCAAGACCCTGTGGGACCTTGTGGAGAATCCGTACTCTTCAACCCTTGCGAAGGCTTTCACGATTCTCTCAAACCTTTTTGTGCTCTTCTCCATCGTCGCAATGAGTCTAAACACCGTTGAGGAACTTAAAGTGTATCAAATCAACGGTAAAACCCACATGGAATGGGTAGAGATCATCACCATTGTGTTCTTCACCTTTGAATATTTAATTCGTCTTGTCACCACTCCTGACGTGacaatgtttttgaaatgtggaCTCAACTTCGTGGACATGGTGGCAGTCGTACCTTATTTCATCCAGATCATCTTTGAGGTCTTCACTGACACTGAGAATGCGAATGCACAGGACCTCACGGCCATGGCCCGGGTCAGCAAGCTCAGCCACGTTCTCAAAGTTCTCAAGCTGCTGCGGATTTTTCGGATCTTGAAGCTGGCTCGACACTCCACTGGAATGAGAGCGTTTGGGTTCACCCTGCGGCAGTGTTACCAGCAGGCCTCTTGCATTCTTCTCTTCATTGCCATGGGAATCTTCACTTTCTCTGCTCTCCTTCATTCAGCAGAGAGGGGAACTGAGGGATCTCCTATCAGCAGTATCCCATATGCCTGGTGGTGGGCTGCAGTGAGTATAGCTGGAAAATCTCTTATTTCTCATTCTAGCTGCAAATTATATTTGGTTGAAAAACAAACCTGTAGGCTCtttcaaagaaaatgaatgttttcactttATGAAGATTGAATCCACTTGCTTTTATGAATGGACAGGAACAAAACTCTCAGATGCCGTATTATTTATGTGCTTGAACTAACATGGAAATGCTCTATTTTCTCAATAGCATCTGAAGATAAACCTTACACctaaaaaatacagtttacGTTACTATTGATGTTGTTAGCTAactgtgctttaaaaaaactatgCTCTAAATATTGCCCTGACAAAAACATGGTGTTATCCTCAGAACTGGTCCTTGTAGTATCGGTGTAGCTGTGTGTTTCCAACTAATACAATTGACAGTGTGAGTGGGAAGCCAGAGAGGGATAAAGGTCTACGTGTATGCAATTTCTTCTTGGgttcattttgacatgttttattaataaatacgTACCTAACTTgacttaaaataattgaatagtTTTTTCCACCCATAATGCTTATAATAGAggttgtatttttgtaggccaaccaaGGATGTTAGCATGGCACTTGTATCTTGACAATTAAtctattttggattattgcagaaaataacatCTGCGGAATATACAAATGTACGATAGTTACACGTTTTTTTAACCATGTTATCCCCACAAATAATCACCACAAGAGGGGCATTTACTGACACATGTTAAGTCatagaacaaaacattcaaatcttttaaacttgtgttaaccacagaccttacaGGCATCTAGCCAAAACCCATAAACAAAACCATTGACTTTGAAATGAGGGAactggaagtgcaaaaatgccaaCTAATCTCCGGGTTTTATGATTCATTCCTTCACCAGTCTTTAAATTCcaactttattttctgtttatccGACACCTTTACTGTCAGACCTGGTGTGTTGGTTATTCTGCTCTATACAAGTAGTTTTTACTGTTTAACACTTTACTTTAACCCCTCCTTGTCACCAGCGTGGTACAATTTATCAACAGGGCAAAATCAAGACTATAGAAGTAGcatgaaaatgtaatcactGAGACCCCTTTTCTTGCTCTGTGGTGAAGAAGTAAAAACATTAGACGCaatgattattatatttcaaaCCAGTTGGCTGATCTCTTACAGGCTGCTTACTAATAAGTCTCAAATAAAGAATTCAGCCgggacaacaaaaaacaagccCATGTCTTGTCCATTTGAACCTTTAGATAGGAATGGTAGCCTGATTGTACAGAATGCAGTCTTAGAAAGTTCTCAGCTTTGAATGTTTCATATAGCAACAGCAGCTGTTGTGTGCCGTTAACATTGGCTTGCTTTGCATAAACTTCCCCTAATTGATGAAATCCTAATAGTTTTGCCTGTTTAGCAGCATTTTAACTATAAAGTATTTCTAGAGATAAGAAATGTTCTCATCAGTTGGTGGAGCTTCTGTTGTTGTGCCACTGGGGCCCTGTATTAAACTAATTGAATTCACTTTAATCtcattgttataattattatgaagAATCATGATATAGTCAAGAAACTGTTAATGAAACTTGAATAACATgggtctgttttcttttctctcttagGTCAGCATCTCCACTGTGGGCTACGGGGATGTGGTACCTGTGACTATTTTGGGCCGCATTGTGGCCTTTGGCTGCATCTCTTTTGGTATCATCCTAAATGGTATGCCGATCTCTTTCCTCTTTAACAAGTTCTCTGATTACTACGCTAAGCTAAAAGCAGAGGAGTACAACATTAAGTCAGTGGAGAAGCGCTTTCAGCTAAAGAAGCGCCTCCAACGCagaatgcaaatgtgttttcattactCGGAAGAAGACAATACAGACAGCCGCTGTGACTGCCACCGTTGATTGAAACTTAACCTTATCATTTATTGGGGTGTGATGTTTGGAAACATGTTGCTTGGAAAAACATGAAACCTCTCAAGTTTACCATTCATGACAATGTGATATGTACAGCTGAatctaaaaaagttaaaagaggATGTAGGTGAGAAAGAAGACAGGAGCATAAGTTGAGGGTTACTTTGCAAAGTTTTCACAGATGCAGTGTCGCTTCAGTCCATTGCATTGTAAACAGATAGCTGCGAACCACGGAAACATGATGATTTTAAGCAATTGTATTTGCAGTTTCTAATCAAATAACTTATGATAGCATTAAAAGAAAGTTAGGGGTCTGTACAGGGCCTTAAGTTTTTAATACATAATCAAGTTGCACATAAGTTGCATCCACATTGACTCTTTACTTGACTTGAACTTAGAGCTTGCAAATGTAAACAATGAGTGCCTGTAAATGAATAGACTCCCCACTGAAGTGAATGATTCAAGTGTTGAAGTCTTTAAACTGTAAAACGCTGTGTATGGTGTATCAGgtgatatatatacattgttttttcctATTGATGTCATGTATGTTAAGTgatcacaataaaagcagactGATGACTTGCATTAAATCACTGGAGGGtattgaactgaaaacacaactgtCAGTGTGTGAATACTTGTAGACTGGAAAATCAGCAGTACAGATACCAACAGACAAAAGGTTTCCCAATATAGTAATTAAAATTATACAAAGTCAATACTTTACGGCTTGACAGTGAAAAACATTCTGGTTAAAAACACCACTGTTATAACACCACTTTTAATTGTTGTCATGTTTGCGGTTGGAAACACCCGGGTTGAGGTTTACGCTGTAAATTGGAAGAGCctatataacaaaaaaagaaaagaatacattttctatggCCTAGCAAACAGCTTTGCATTACAGCATATTCAATGGAAAATGGTATTGAGGAAATGTTCTCACTATTTATTCTGATTGTAAGAGTTTAACATATAACCCTATACTAAAAATAGTTAAAGCAAAAGTTCcaaattttgggaaatatgcttatttgctttctagCGCatagttagatgagaagatcgatatcAATCTTATATCTATCCAGTGATTATGAAGTTACAGCAACGAGCTATCCTAGCCAGTTAGCTTCTTATTGGatcctgtctttgtgctaagctaaccagctgctggcagGTATGAGGTAGGTATCCTCTCATTTTCGCCACAAAATGAAACGCGTTTTCCTTAAATGTTGAACTTTTGCTTTGATAATATATTAGGTAGGCTAGTAAACCTACAACATAATATATGTTTTAGCCACGTGGGGGACAGctcaacaagctgtaaacacaaaaaactcTTATTCTAACAACCAGCCGACACAAGCAAAAATAGCATTCTTTTAAAGTCTTTAGTCTAATAATCTccctcctctttgtttttggtGGAAATATCTGCTGCTAAATGAGAAATCTACCAATGTCTGTTGTATTTCCGTCTTTGTGAGTTTAGCCAACACAGCTGCCAGTATCTAAAAATGCTGCTTATGAGAGCATGGAGCTTAAATTAAAACGGTAAAGTAAGGGGtgataaaaccaaaactatgaGCAAGAAGACACTCAATTAATGTCTTTGGACAGAAGAACTCTGT from Anoplopoma fimbria isolate UVic2021 breed Golden Eagle Sablefish chromosome 8, Afim_UVic_2022, whole genome shotgun sequence includes:
- the LOC129094709 gene encoding potassium voltage-gated channel subfamily V member 2-like, with the translated sequence MASETATLQRCLQNRRSTINCLSKGVEDNQTFPFSQEKTVKAWTSLEILDIPDIKADERPKQPQSISVNVGGKVFHIPKQCAANYPNTRIGSLALCRDRAKLLTLCDDYSVRKDEFFFDRDPAFFHHICHFYTSGVLWVIREMCPIHFEEEIAYWGLSLKYTQRCCWMMLEEKLDEVKDYLKVERELMAELEVKYDEECFKDMVFGNMRKTLWDLVENPYSSTLAKAFTILSNLFVLFSIVAMSLNTVEELKVYQINGKTHMEWVEIITIVFFTFEYLIRLVTTPDVTMFLKCGLNFVDMVAVVPYFIQIIFEVFTDTENANAQDLTAMARVSKLSHVLKVLKLLRIFRILKLARHSTGMRAFGFTLRQCYQQASCILLFIAMGIFTFSALLHSAERGTEGSPISSIPYAWWWAAVSISTVGYGDVVPVTILGRIVAFGCISFGIILNGMPISFLFNKFSDYYAKLKAEEYNIKSVEKRFQLKKRLQRRMQMCFHYSEEDNTDSRCDCHR